A stretch of DNA from Takifugu flavidus isolate HTHZ2018 chromosome 22, ASM371156v2, whole genome shotgun sequence:
TGGATTCGCATTGATTTGTCTTTGATTAATTCTAACTTGTGATTTGCCTCTGATTAACTGTAACCAGAATCAGAAAAGGACTAAAAGCCTTTGGTTTCCATCTGAGATTAAACAGAATAGCAGCAGATGAAGCTTTCCATGTCAGATTTACTCTTCAAGAGTAATCTGTAAGTATGAGTTTCACTCatttctgcaggtgtgtcttTGCCAGAAAGACTACAGGAATAAGAGAAAATAACTGAGCCAAAGGTGAATGCCTGTAGACGTTTTCTTATCACTGTTATCGGACCGCAAGTTGTGAAGTCTTTCGCCATAACTTTGGTGCCAAAGTCTTAAAACAATTATCTGCACgaaaaaaagaatcatttgTTCGTGTTTAACCTGTAGTCCAGGTGAAATGATCATTCTTGGGGTCGAGAGGTGAGGTTGGCCACTAAAAAGCTGAAACCCAGCAGAGGTCAAGCACTTGACTCTTGAGGTTAAACCCACAGATTTTACCTTATAAATATCTTTTTACTGGTCAATCACAGTTGTTTGCAAGCACAGATGTTACCTGTTGCTTCTCCTCTCACCTTTGTCATAGAAAAGGTAATATTCCACTGACCTTTAGCTTGGAGAAGCAGGCCTCACGTGTTTTTTTCGGCTCCACACTCatgatgctgctgtgtttacCAATGCTGACAGATCCGAAACAGGCAAATCCCCCAAAGCACCTGCAGAAAAGCAGCTGATGAAGTTCAACGAAAAGCAGCTCAAATCAGTCCGGTCTATCCTTGAACTGACTTTTGtgaatgtgttatttttaaataaaaccccCCACTCATTTCGAACCAAGCGAGCAGAGACAAGCCCAAAACCAACATTGAATGTCCATGACCTTTGATCCCTGAGGTGATGTTTTATAACAAACATCCACATCTGTGTATCAGTGCACCGAATCTGGGTATGACGCAGCCTTCAAGGATTTTATGAACTTATTTTCATTTATGAGTGGTGATCTACTGATGCTCTGAGCTCCAAGGTCAGGACAACACAACCCTTGGTGACCCAGGAAGCCCCTGAGATGAGGGATGAGCTTGAGACATCGTCAGCTAGTTTACAGAATAAACCTTTAACTAGAAAAAGTCTCAGTTTTTGTTGCATGTTAAACAGTTGATTGCAGAAATCTTCAAAACTGCTCATTTATTTCCCAAGATATGCTGAGCATCACATTTAACAGGAGTTTAGATTCTAAAAATATACCTGTAATTACTTATGATTAATAAATGCTTTTAGTATCGTTAAATTTCAGTGAGGTTAAAGGCGTGTCCAATCACGCCTCAATCACATAAAATGAACCTACGCGATCTATACTGACGTTCTGCAGCTTAGCAGTGTGAACAATGCAGAGCCTTGATTTACCTGAGAGCGGTCCGATGAGAGATGAGAATGGTCTGTCAAAATAGGCAAGAGCTCACTGTACCTGCAGGACTTTGTGCTTAAAGCGTGAGTCTTATCACAGAGCAACTACATCACATGTAATGAGTAACTCGAAGACTGATCTGATCACGACTTCATCAtgtcaacaacacacaaaaaaagccctCCTACCCATCCGACCCCTCAGGTGGACAGAAGCATGAACGTGACTGCTCTGATTGGGTAACGTTCAAGTGCGATAAGGCAGCACCGAGGGTTCGGGGGTtcaggcacacacaaacacacacacacacacttgtacatCCTCCTCTGTAAACATCTTAAGCCTCCCAAGTATCCATCCTTTTGAAGGTACAACAATCCTCGGCAGGGTGAAGCAGGCCAAAGCTTATTTTACCAGCCTGCTTGTTTCTGTTAGTTGGCGGTTTTCAAAGAATGAAATGGCTTCCTCGTCTGGAGAAATTCAGCTTTTTGTCAAGCTGCGTGTTTACAAGGCCTCTTCAAAGTCTTCCTGTCCTATTGATGGCACGTAACAATAGCTTTTTCACAGCGTTTTCAACACAAAATTGTTGGATTTTACAAAATCCAACATAAATCTCCCCTAATGGCACCTCACACAGAGTTGACGGAATTATTATTAACGGGACTTTTTTTCATCTGTGAAAGGAAGCACTGTTTATAACCACTGTTATAAAGTGGATATGCTGCTGTGGTAATATGCACTGTGCATATATGCAGAGATGCTTATAAGAAGGTGGATCATATTGTGCATCTAAACGCATCGTATAAAACGTTATTACTGAGACAAGCTAAGAAGATCATTTACGCAGGTCTGCAATGTTGTCATAGAATCTGattaaacatgaaaaaggaAATTAATAGGATAAAGTCAATATAAGCAGCAGCTAAATTAATCAGTTATGTCATTTATCTGAGTCACATAAGACATGAATGACCCTGATTGTGCAGCACTGAGGTCTTTAACCTTACATCACAAACACCAGTGAGGCTcccaaacgggggggggggggcaactttGAAGCAGCATGAACAAGTACAAAATGAGGAAATTTAATTTGGATATGCTCACGAAAAATACACAAAGGCCTGAGAATCAGTCAGCGATATACTTTATTTCTGTTGTAATTGATTTAGATAAAGAGAGTGAGGATTTTCTCCATTAaaatttttagtgtttttattatttagttggaaaaaaaaattaggcACTAAATGTTCTTTTGAATAATTCAGTCTGTTAAAAGCCCAAACTGATTGGATTTGAATGGTGACTCCGGTTACCCTGCAGGAGTCTCAGCAGCAACACAGTCTCTGCAGTCACACGCGGTGATATGCTCATAGAGGTATGTTCTGCTCGTGAGGTCCAGGCACTGCAGGGTTAAATGTCTCCTCTCGGATCTTCGCTTCTGGCAGCTCTGGTGTGtctgctccacctgcaggttGCCGTCAAACACGACCCTGCTGAGCCACAGGGACCCCGGGCGGGTAAGAAATCCATGTGAAATGAGATTCTGTGATGTTGCTGTCTCCATCTCACCTCTGCCCCGACGCACACTGACCCTGACACACAGGCATCAGTGCGACGCTGCTACAGTTGCCGACGGTGACGTTCATGCTGGTCAGCTTTGGTGCACAGCTCTGGTTGCCTGTAACACCAGTGTATCATCTTTCCCCCCTTACTCAACCAATGATGATCAAACATGTCTTCCAGTTTTCACAGGTTTTGATTGGACTTACATGTAAAGCAGCAGTGTTGATGATCCCAGATCCTATCCTCCTGGTGTCACAAAAGTCAGTCAGTACGACGTCGCACGTCAAGTATTGTGTAACTGTAGTAGCTGCAGTAGAAGGGTTCAGTACCTCCTGACAGTTTTCTGCGGGACAGACCTTAGTGACCGTCTGAATACCTTCgttgctgcagctgaaggacatGCAGGGCTGCTCAGCCTCCCACCACCCGTCTCCCATCTGCACATGGAAGTAAATGAACATGCGACGCAATATTCCAGCTAAATCTCTGCCCGCTGTTAAAGTTCTTAGTTTACGGTTATGCTGCTTGTCTCAGAAGCAAGGTTAGTTAGCTATCACAGATTACATGAGAATTTAAATCTTTAGACTAAGAATGCAGCAGGAATACTCATTGGCAATGATATAGTGTTTGCTTTGAGAGTGAACACAATAAATGAGGGACCTTGACTCTTGGTGCTTTAGCCTTTAGCTCAGTCTCATATCCCTGTAACCTGCTTGTGCCACATACCTTGTACGTTTTTCCATTAAAACTGCAGGTCTTTTCAACTGGAAAATAGAGCATGGATAATACAGGCCATTTATGTGAGGGTGTCagggaagagaaaacacagaatTGCAACTTTGACTTTCATAAATTCATGTGCAGCACTAATGTTTACCACAGATTGGATCCCCACAGCAAGATGTGTTGACCAACACGGTGCCGGGGCTACAAACTGGTGTCACGGGAGGTCTTTCAACACACTCCTCGCTCTGGGTCTTTTCGTTACACGTACACAGGTGACAGTTAGACTGCCACACCTCACCTGGCTGGAAGAGTAGAAAATAAAGAGTAGAAATTAGTATTCTCTAAACAGGGTCTAAATTGCAAATATTACAGTTTCTGCTCTAACCAGGGAAAATCTCTTTACCTTTTTGGGCTCACCAAGGGGCCCTGTGCAGTCTGATGGATGGAAAAAGACAATAAGCAATAACATTTATTCAGTATTATTCTGTTCTATATGCGTTTCACTCACAGTGACATTCAGAAACACAGACGTCTGAGTGATTTCCAGCCCTGAATTGGCCGCTGGGACAAAAACAACCAGTGCTCTGGTGCTCCAGGGAGGCTCCAGGAATCAGTGCACTGTGCAGAGATTAAAAAAGGTTAAAACCCTGagagttctttctttctttccttgaACATTGAGTCACAACCAGATAGATTTAACAAACCCTCTATAACAGAAGTCATCCAGCTTGAAGCGACATTCGTCATGTACAAGGCCTTTCGCACACGTCAGATCTGAAACACAAATAAGAAAAGAGAATGTTGTTTCAGGAAGAAATCAGTGAGACACAGAGGCAACATAGCAGCTAAAATGTAGGTACTGCAGCGTCCACTCGtcagctctctccagctgaTGCAGAATCCTGCCTTCTTGCATTCTTCCGCAGCTTGTTCCAGTGAGGAGCAGACACCGGTTCTGCATGAATCAAATCTACAGTTGTTCTTTGTTTGGATTAGATTCACATGCTTGCTGCAATTTGAGAAGAccctggggaaaaaagaccaaatatgTTTTTCTTACATAACGTTTAATGAGTATTTGTGTGGATGTGTTCTTGTACCTGCTATATACCATATATAACAAGTTCCAAAATAGCAAAGAGAAGACATTTTTAGGATATGAGAGCATTTTTACCGGTCCTTGTGACTTAAAAGGACTgttttgagggttaagacatggttttaagatCCAGTTTAGGGATTGTTAAGAGATTTTGGATTTgaggaatgcattatgtctaagaaagtcctcacaaagatagaagtgcaagtgtgtgtgtgtgtgtgtgtgtgtgtgtgtgtgtgtgtgtgtgtgtgtgtgtgtacttacGGGTGGTCTAAGAGCTCACACAGGGCCATCGCAGGGCAGGAGGTGGTAGTAGTGTGGCTGGTCGTGGGCACTGGCGTGCTGGAGTGACAAGGTACATTTCTCGGTGCAGAAAAACAGGCTGGTTTCATGGGGTCATCGTACACCCAGTCGTAGGCCGTCTTATCACAGCAGCCGTCCTCTTCCATTGGCCCTCCTTTGCGGATGCATGAGCCAACACCACACACCCCTGGAAAGAATGTGATGGTGATGCAAGGATCTACCCTTAAAAAAGGAGGCACACGTTTGCATTGAGTCTTTAATctacttttttccccattacTCACCACATTGTCCTTGGGTGTTGTTGAGGAAGTGTTCCATGGCCAGACTGACCACCACTGTCCAGGATGGACTTAAGGACACATAAGATCGGATCTCTGGGAGGTGAATGGACACAATGTAACCTGTGGTTTCAAATGAATATCCATCCTCCTTATATGGGGGCTTTATGGTCTCATTATTTAAAGTGGCCTGTGACAGATTAAATAATGCATCATTAGTTTCAGAAAATAACAGTATTATTTATAAAgttctcttttatttcaccTTTACTGTAAACAATTGAGGGTCAATTCTGAGTGAGGCAGTATTGTTCTTATATTTCAATATAATGCTCTTTGCACAAGAGCCGTCGAGGCCTGGTATGCAGAAGTAGTTGTCCACAGCAATGGTCAGATGACGTCGTGGTAACCGCTCTTCCACCAGTACATAGGTACAATCTTCCAGGAAATCAAAGGGTACACCTTGGAAAGATATGTAGTGGGGGTCCCCATATACCTCACATTGACCTagaagcaacaaaaacagatgaTATCAGATTTTTGTGTTCCTTAGGTAACAGCATTAGGTCTACAGGGGCGGGGGTCGACATACTTACAGTCACATTTCCATGTTTCACAGCATCCATCTGAGACTTTTGTAGCCCGTTGTCTGGGGCAACTGGGAATTGTCATCTTTGGGCAACTCACTTGAGTCGACTCTATCGTCTCATTTTTACACACTTTATTAAAACAGTCTTCGGTCCAATTCTGACCGCAGACCCACCTTCTTTTGTTCTTGAGatcaacacactcacactttgcTAAACATTACAATGGAATACAGAAAATTTAGGACAATAAATGTGCTGAGCAAGTAATTTAGGGATTTGCATATTCGAAACAAAGGCATGGTCTACCCTACCCGTGGTCGACTGTATAGCTGTAGTTGACTCCGTTGTGACTCCGAACGTACTTGCTGATTTGGAGGTCGCCGAAGTGGTCGGAGTAGTGTATCTGGTCTCGATGGTGGAAGGTATGGATGACTCTGTTTCAGTTGTAATTGGGGGAGTTGTAATTGTTGCCATGGAAGTTGATGGAATCTCAGTTGACCAACTTGTAGTTGTAGTTGAGATATTGGGTGTTGTTGTCATTGCTGTAGATGTAGTGGAAGGTATGGATGACTCTGTTTCAGTTGTAGTTGGGGGAGTTGTTATTGTTGCCATGGAAGTTGATGGAATCTCAGTTGACCAATTTGTAGTTGTAGTTGAGATATTGGTGTGGTTGTCATTGCTGTAGACGTAGTGGAAGGTATGGATAACTCTGTTTCAGTTGTAGTTGGGGGAGTTGTATTGTTGTCATGGAAGTTGATGGAATCTCAGTTGACCAACTTGTAGTTGTAGTTGAGATATTGGGTGTTGTTGTCATTGCTGTAGATGTAGTGGAAGGTATGGATGACTCTGTTTCAGTTGTAGTTGGGGGAGTTGTATTGTTGTCATGGAAGTTGATGGAATCTCAGTTGACCAATTTGTAGTTGTAGTTGAGATATTGGGTGTGGTTGTCATTGCTGTAGACATAGTGGAAGGTATGGATGACTCTGTTTCAGTTGTAGTTGGGGGAGTTGTTATTGTTGCCATGGAAGTTGATGGAATCTCAGTTGACCACTTGTAGTTGTAGTTGAGATATTGGGTGTGGTTGTCATTGCTGTAGACGTAGTGGAAGGTATGGATGACTCTGTTTCAGTTGTAGTTGGGGGAGTTGTAATTGTTGTCATGGAAGTTGATGGAATCTCAGTTGACCAACTTGTAGTTGTAGTTGAGATATTGGGTGTTGTTGTCATTGCTGTAGACATAGTGGAAGGTATGGATGACTCTGTTTCAGTTGTAGTTGGGGGAGTTGTAATTGTTGTCATGGAAGTTGATGGAATCTCAGTTGACCAACTTGTAGTTGTAATTGAGATATTGGGTGTGGTTGTCATTGCTGTAGACGTAGTGGAAGGTATGGATGACTCTGTTTCAGTTGTAGTTGGGGGAGTTGTAATTGTTGTCATGGAAGTTGATGGAATCTCAGTTGACCAACTTGTAGTTGTAGTTGAGATATTGGGTGTTGTTGTCATTGCTGTAGACATAGTGGAAGGTATGGATGACTCTGTTTCAGTTGTAGTTGGGGGAGTTGTAATTGTTGTCATGGAAGTTGATGGAATCTCAGTTGACCAACTTGTAGTTGTACTTGAGATATTGGGTGTGGTTGTCATTGCTGTAGACGTAGTGGAAGGTATGGATGACCCTGTTTCAGTTGTAGTTGGGGGAGTTGTAATTGTTGTCATGGAAGTTGATGGAATCTCAGTTGACCAACTTGTAGTTGTAGTTGAGATATTGGGTGTGGTTGTCATTGCTGTAGAAATGGTGGATGGAATTTCAGGTGTGGTTGATGCAGCTGTAGTTGGAGTTGTTGATAaaatagtagtagcagcagtagttgTTGGTAGAGGTGCTACGGAAGAAGACAATCTTAGATCTCAGTTGTAGGGGTAGAGGgttaaatgaattaaattcaTACTTACGACACTTGACTGTCCCATTCTCACAGCGGCTGACAAGGATTAAATTGCAGGAAAAATATTTAGTTACGGAAGTATGAAAAACAAAACGGTAACTCAGTGTGACTCAACTCACCAGCTAACAGAGTCAAGCAGCACATCAGATCCAGGATCAACCACAGTGTCGTTGAAATAACAGGTGCAGTTTCTAAGAATGGTGCATTTGCCAGTGTTTGCATCATAGTATGGTGCTTCCTTTGAACATCTAGGGTAGCAACCTTCGACAAGAAAAGACACGCTAGCTTTTAAAGCACATATAAATCCAAACCCATATGCATCTGTTTATAACTAGATTTAGCATCTATTGGATGTAGGTGAGCTGCAGTTACCTTCCAGCTTGTGACTGACGTAGTTGTCGCCGCAGGTTAGCGACTCACCACAGGCTTCATAGTGCCACCTACACTGGCCCTGCTCATTGTAGTAGTCACAGTACac
This window harbors:
- the LOC130519558 gene encoding mucin-2-like: MISPRGTLTLCFLLVSVFSAGETATTTEAHKYTCSTFGSGVIQPFNGSSFYVRSNCPFTLTRFTHNRVDCDITMRRGDSGLLVHVEIIINKIRTVLQNGSILVEGRSVSLPYDHTYQHIFQYGVFTKLRSSLLPLSVTWHNVPGGIDSLRVEVEQQLSGLVTGLCGKHNATAHRQQLVAESTLADDTCQTRDPAFADNKICRDFFSHALECLQARTSHYIQLCKENLYTYEANSYIACAFFREVVQQCGNSSHIWNIWRTETSCKEPTCPGDLIYAEQGPAFAPSCSNPDPAISNQDLVASCVCPKNKLRNDVGGGFGCVSVPSCPCVFAGKSYSTGDTRSTKCQTCMCDSGKWHCSANFCPATCVIEGHFVTTIDGKRYTVPGKCTYVASQGYNWTVITEFYKATPTLKTVILHLFQEVYTFSHNMVKIGEDKITELHTSDHALVFWESSMYVQVHTSLGLKIQVQVSPQIQLYLTLPTNHTGPISGLCGNSNSDTRDDFTTSSGIIENSAQPFALSWTLGTCAVNIPDTCINTDNEIFAEEKCSILNDPNGMFAKCHHHIPTDHYHKACIQRTCNCVRRLEECICVALGNYAKACAGLGIFIGDWRKATNCTVKCENNQEFSYNIRACNHTCRSLSGSDPRCGLDDMPVDGCGCPEGTHLNLEATCTTKADCFCNYYGGTTPPGPVVIDGRQCICEDGELHCSKDCGCRNGKVCVHCAEFPVNTARKTCDGLSKPVEASVTCDSGCYCPYDQYEDHLGNCVSVENCTCIYSGRVFTAGQSVKSNCKTCICGQGQWSCRDEPCSGKCQVYGNGHYQTFDSNLYRFDGHCQYTFVEDACGTRNGTFSIRIESVPCCDEALTCSRSVVFDLQGIVTLTLSDMKVTRRHHDGWTLGKDLLYTVRSVGLYIIVSVPSKGITLIWDKHTRLTVELQPHWRNQVCGLCGNFDASEMNDLQLSDSAMIGSPMTFGNSWKATTPPCSDVTTEIFPCERNSYCSAWAQRRCMILKGDTFKQCHLLVEPEPYYHACVQESCSCEFEGKFLGFCTAVAAYAEACSDQLVCINWRTPDLCPVYCDYYNEQGQCRWHYEACGESLTCGDNYVSHKLEGCYPRCSKEAPYYDANTGKCTILRNCTCYFNDTVVDPGSDVLLDSVSCRCENGTVKCPPLPTTTAATTILSTTPTTAASTTPEIPSTISTAMTTTPNISTTTTSWSTEIPSTSMTTITTPPTTTETGSSIPSTTSTAMTTTPNISSTTTSWSTEIPSTSMTTITTPPTTTETESSIPSTMSTAMTTTPNISTTTTSWSTEIPSTSMTTITTPPTTTETESSIPSTTSTAMTTTPNISITTTSWSTEIPSTSMTTITTPPTTTETESSIPSTMSTAMTTTPNISTTTTSWSTEIPSTSMTTITTPPTTTETESSIPSTTSTAMTTTPNISTTTTSGQLRFHQLPWQQVIHTFHYIYSNDNNTQYLNYNYKVIHTFHYVYSNDNHTNISTTTTNWSTEIPSTSMATITTPPTTTETESSIPSTTSTAMTTTPNISTTTTSWSTEIPSTSMATITTPPITTETESSIPSTIETRYTTPTTSATSKSASTFGVTTESTTAIQSTTAKCECVDLKNKRRWVCGQNWTEDCFNKVCKNETIESTQVSCPKMTIPSCPRQRATKVSDGCCETWKCDCQCEVYGDPHYISFQGVPFDFLEDCTYVLVEERLPRRHLTIAVDNYFCIPGLDGSCAKSIILKYKNNTASLRIDPQLFTVKATLNNETIKPPYKEDGYSFETTGYIVSIHLPEIRSYVSLSPSWTVVVSLAMEHFLNNTQGQCGVCGVGSCIRKGGPMEEDGCCDKTAYDWVYDDPMKPACFSAPRNVPCHSSTPVPTTSHTTTTSCPAMALCELLDHPVFSNCSKHVNLIQTKNNCRFDSCRTGVCSSLEQAAEECKKAGFCISWRELTSGRCNLTCAKGLVHDECRFKLDDFCYRGALIPGASLEHQSTGCFCPSGQFRAGNHSDVCVSECHYCTGPLGEPKKPGEVWQSNCHLCTCNEKTQSEECVERPPVTPVCSPGTVLVNTSCCGDPICVEKTCSFNGKTYKMGDGWWEAEQPCMSFSCSNEGIQTVTKVCPAENCQEEDRIWDHQHCCFTCNQSCAPKLTSMNVTVGNCSSVALMPVCQGQCASGQSRVVFDGNLQVEQTHQSCQKRRSERRHLTLQCLDLTSRTYLYEHITACDCRDCVAAETPAG